A segment of the Cellvibrio sp. KY-YJ-3 genome:
AGTTGAGGTTGGTGCGGGTCCAATCAACGACCGGCATAAAGTTGTAGCAAACATCGTAAACACCGGCTGCACCCACATTGCGAATGGACTGCTTGTAGTTGTCGATGTATTGCTGGTAGTTACCAGTGCGGGTCTTGATATCGTTGTGGAGGGGGATGCTTTCGATAACAGCCCATTCAAGCCCTTGATCCTCAATGACTTTTTTGCGTTCTAAAACTTCCTCAAGGGGCCATACGGCACCTGTGGGTATGTGGTGTAAGGAGGTGACAATGCCCGTTGCGCCTGCTTGTGCAATGCTTTGCAGGCTTACGGTATCTTTGGGGCCGAACCAGCGCCAAGTCTCTTTCATGGTGGTCTCGCTACTAGAGTGGGTTCATCTAAGATTAATGCGACTAGTATACAAGTTGGATAATGCTTGGCCTAGTGGATTTGCCAGATTTTCTCGACAGGGTGCGCTCTGAAGTTCGATTTACTTTCTGGTTTATTATGTCTGTTGTTTGTGATATAAAGCGCGCCTCTTTTTGCTGGGAATAGTCTCAAGCACAAAGAAAATCCGTTTTTAAATGTAATTTACCAACGTCACATATATACCGACACGCAAAACCTGGGTGCCCAATGTTCGTTTTATAGCGTTCATGATGGTTGGTTAGCGGGGTATATAGAGGCCTAACCCAGTAGGAATACTAAAATGCCACAAGTAAGCATGCGCGATATGTTATCTGCAGGTGTCCACTTCGGTCACCAAACCCGTTACTGGAACCCAAAGATGGGCAAATACATCTTCGGTGCGCGTAACAAGATTCACATTATTAACCTTGAGCACACTGTGCCTGCGTTCAACGAAGCTTTGGCTTTGATTCAACAAATGGCCTCTCAAAAGAAAAAGATTCTGTTTGTTGGTACCAAGCGCGCGGCGCAAAAGACCATCAAAGAAGAAGCAATCCGTGCTGGCCAGCCGTTTGTTAGTCATCGCTGGTTGGGTGGTATGCTCACAAACTACAAAACCATCCGCGCATCTATCCGTCGCTTGCAAGAGCTGACTACCCAGAGCGAAGACGGTACTTTTGCCAAATTGACCAAAAAAGAAGCTCTGATGCGCACCCGTGACATGGAGAAACTTGAGCGTTCAATTGGCGGTATTAAAAACATCGCTGGTTTGCCTGATGCCATGTTTGTAATTGATGTGGATCACGAGCGTATTGCAATTCAGGAAGCTAACAAGTTGGGTATTCCTGTTATTGGCATCGTGGATACCAACAGCAACCCTGAAGGTGTTGACTACGTAATTCCAGGTAACGACGACGCCATTCGCGCGATCAAGTTGTATGTATCTGCAATTGCTGACGCTTGTTTGGATGGTGCTAAATCTGCTTCTGCAGTGCCAAACAAAGATGAATACGTAGCTGCCGAAGGTGCTGCTGAGTAATCTCGCGAAGTAATCAAACGACCATAAAACTCTGTTAGCTTGCATTCAGGCGCAGAGTTGTCGGAAGAGGGGGCTTTGCCCCCTTTTTTCAAATTTGAATTCGAACATTTATTGAGGACACATCCATGACAGCTGTTACTCCTGCTTTGGTAAAAGAACTGCGCGACCGCACTGGTTTGGGCATGATGGAATGTAAAAAAGCGTTGGGCGAAGCCAATGGTGATATTGAATTGGCCATTGAAAACCTGCGTAAGGTTTCCGGTTTGAAGGCGGCCAAAAAAGAAGGTCGCACGGCGGCAGATGGCGTTGTTGCTGTGAAAGTGGCTCCGGATAACAGCTACGGTGTTGTTATCGAAGTTAACTCTGAGACTGACTTTGTGGCGCGTGATGCTGGCTTCCTGGCTTTTGTGAATAGCGTATTGGACAAGGCATTTACCACCAAGCAAACCGACGTAGCGGTTGTTATGGCGGGTGAGTTGGAATCTGCGCGTGAAGCTTTGGTGCAAAAAATCGGCGAAAAAATCAGCGTTCGTCGCATTAGTTTGGTTGAAGGTGGTGTTGTTGGTGGTTACCTGCACTTGAACAACCGTATTGCGGTGTTGGTTCAGTTGGAAGGTGGCAATGAAGAGACCGCTAAAGACGTTGCTATGCACGTGGCTGCTGTTAACCCGCAAGTGGTTAGCTCTGACCAAATGCCAGCTGACGTGGTGGAGAAAGAAAAAGAAATCATCCGCGCTCAGCCAGATATGGCTGGCAAGCCAGCTGAAATCGTTGAGAAAATGATTGTTGGTCGTATCAGCAAGTTCCTGAAAGAAGCGAGCTTGGTTGATCAGGCTTTTGTTAAGAATCCTGAGCAAACTATTGCTCAGTTCGCTAAGGCAGCTGGTGCAACTGTTAAGAGCTTTGTGCGTCTGGAAGTGGGCGAGGGTATCGAAGTTGCTGTTGTAGACTTTGCTGCTGAAGTTGCTGCTCAAGTAGCTGCTAGCAAGGCGTAATTCATCGCCTGATAAGGTGCTGGGTGACACGAAAAAGAGGCCGGGTGGCAACACCCGGCCTCTTTTTTT
Coding sequences within it:
- the rpsB gene encoding 30S ribosomal protein S2 — its product is MPQVSMRDMLSAGVHFGHQTRYWNPKMGKYIFGARNKIHIINLEHTVPAFNEALALIQQMASQKKKILFVGTKRAAQKTIKEEAIRAGQPFVSHRWLGGMLTNYKTIRASIRRLQELTTQSEDGTFAKLTKKEALMRTRDMEKLERSIGGIKNIAGLPDAMFVIDVDHERIAIQEANKLGIPVIGIVDTNSNPEGVDYVIPGNDDAIRAIKLYVSAIADACLDGAKSASAVPNKDEYVAAEGAAE
- the tsf gene encoding translation elongation factor Ts, translating into MTAVTPALVKELRDRTGLGMMECKKALGEANGDIELAIENLRKVSGLKAAKKEGRTAADGVVAVKVAPDNSYGVVIEVNSETDFVARDAGFLAFVNSVLDKAFTTKQTDVAVVMAGELESAREALVQKIGEKISVRRISLVEGGVVGGYLHLNNRIAVLVQLEGGNEETAKDVAMHVAAVNPQVVSSDQMPADVVEKEKEIIRAQPDMAGKPAEIVEKMIVGRISKFLKEASLVDQAFVKNPEQTIAQFAKAAGATVKSFVRLEVGEGIEVAVVDFAAEVAAQVAASKA